In Bacillota bacterium, the following are encoded in one genomic region:
- a CDS encoding DUF1641 domain-containing protein: MSSVAEPIDLEEERQARRAQESDLALERLLAEAVRHQEAIREALRLLAALHEHGWLRLAAALVENGDRVAARALTELERPRNLRALQSLVAAAGLLSRIEPAQVERLGAALAPALEAAAGRLAAGGPVGLLGLLRQARDPEVNRGLQALLAGLAALGRAAGGCAAGSDGEADRRV; encoded by the coding sequence GTGAGCAGCGTGGCCGAGCCCATCGACCTGGAGGAGGAGCGCCAGGCGCGTCGGGCCCAGGAGAGCGACCTCGCCCTGGAGCGACTGCTGGCCGAGGCGGTCCGCCACCAGGAAGCCATCCGGGAGGCGCTCCGTCTCCTCGCCGCGCTCCACGAGCACGGCTGGCTGCGGCTGGCCGCGGCGCTGGTGGAGAACGGCGACCGGGTGGCCGCCCGCGCGCTGACCGAGCTGGAGCGGCCGCGCAACCTGCGCGCGCTGCAGAGCCTGGTGGCCGCCGCGGGCCTGCTCAGCCGCATCGAGCCCGCCCAGGTGGAGCGCCTGGGCGCGGCCCTGGCGCCCGCCCTGGAGGCGGCGGCCGGCCGGCTCGCCGCGGGCGGCCCGGTGGGCCTGCTGGGCCTGCTCCGCCAGGCGCGCGACCCCGAGGTCAACCGCGGCCTGCAGGCGCTCCTGGCCGGGCTGGCCGCGCTGGGGCGGGCGGCCGGCGGCTGCGCCGCCGGGTCGGACGGGGAGGCGGACCGCCGTGTCTAG